Proteins found in one Gopherus flavomarginatus isolate rGopFla2 chromosome 18, rGopFla2.mat.asm, whole genome shotgun sequence genomic segment:
- the ARAF gene encoding serine/threonine-protein kinase A-Raf produces MRRCSDSSCPISNGLRLEGPVPMERPQGLAPDESPAAEAALGAGTGTVKVYLPNQQRTVVNVRPGATVYDALDKALKVRGLNQDCCAVYRRLGGTKMPTAWDTDITPLEGQVLYVEVLDEVPLTMHNFVRKTFFSLAFCDFCLKFLFHGFRCQTCGYKFHQHCSSRVPSVCVALGAAHCPIYSHGPYPDVQGQDSPSARPGLAPLTPQPTSSRQQCLGPDVFSFPDPPGGGQPLQRHRSTSTPNVHMVSTAEPGDDATRQIAAVSFFTDAPGAGEGFPPGPSPPQEPPGRRGAPSKSPPQPPKERKGSASSAEDKKRVKALGYRDSGYQWEVPPHEVILLRRVGAGSFGTVYQGRWHGHVAVKILKVTQPTAQQVQAFKNEMQVLRRTRHVNVLLFMGFMTRPSFAIITQWCEGSSLYRHLHVCETRLDAPARTEVARQTAQGMDYLHAKNIIHRDLKSNNIFLHEGLTVKIGDFGLATVKTHWSGARRVEQPRGSVLWMAPEVIRMQDSSPYSFQSDVYAYGVVLFELTTGSLPYGHVRSRDQILFMVGRGYLSPDMSRVPSTCPKALKRLMMNCLKFNRDERPLFPQILATVEQLQRLLPKLERSMSEPSLHRASHPDPRGSSPPSPLRPLA; encoded by the exons ATGCGGCGCTGCTCGGActcctcctgccccatctccAATGGCCTGCGCTTGGAGGGCCCGGTGCCCATGGAGCGGCCCCAGGGGCTGGCGCCGGACGAGAGCCCCGCAGCTGAGGCGGCCCTGGGCGCCGGCACCGGCACCGTCAAGGTCTATCTCCCCAACCAGCAGCGCACTGTG GTCAACGTGCGGCCGGGAGCCACCGTCTACGATGCCCTGGACAAAGCGCTGAAGGTGCGAGGGCTGAACCAGGACTGCTGTGCTGTGTATCGGCGCCTGGGCGG GACGAAGATGCCGACCGCCTGGGACACAGACATCACCCCGCTGGAGGGGCAGGTTCTCTACGTGGAGGTGCTGGACGAGGTGCCACTCACCATGCACAACTTT GTCCGTAAGACGTTTTTCAGCCTGGCCTTCTGCGACTTCTGCCTCAAGTTCCTCTTCCACGGCTTCCGCTGCCAGACGTGCGGCTACAAATTCCACCAGCACTGCAGCAGCCGCGTGCCCAGCGTGTGCGTGGCCCTGGGCGCGGCCCACTGCCC gatTTACAGCCATGGCCCCTACCCTGATGTGCAGGGGCAGGATTCCCCTTCAGCCCGGCCCGGCCTGGCCCCCCTAACGCCGCAACCCACCAG CTCCCGCCAGCAGTGTCTTGGCCCCGATGTCTTCAGCTTCCCAGACCCCCCTGGTGGGGGGCAGCCCCTCCAGCGCCAccgctccacctccacccccaacgTGCACATGGTCAGCACGGCCGAGCCCGGGGACGACGCCACCCGGCAG ATCGCGGCCGTGAGCTTCTTCACAGACG CGCCAGGTGCGGGGGAAGGGTTTCCCCCgggtcccagccccccccaggaGCCTCCCGGGCGCCGTGGGGCCCCCTCCAAGTCGCCCCCGCAGCCCCCCAAGGAGCGGAAGGGGTCGGCGTCGTCGGCTGAGGACAAGAAGAGAGTG AAGGCCCTGGGCTACCGGGACTCGGGCTACCAGTGGGAGGTGCCCCCGCATGAGGTGATCCTGCTGCGGCGGGTGGGAGCCGGCTCGTTTGGGACCGTCTACCAGGGCCGCTGGCACGGCCACGTGGCTGTCAAAATCCTCAAGGTGACGCAGCCCACGGCCCAGCAGGTGCAGGCCTTCAAGAACGAGATGCAGGTACTCAG GCGGACGCGCCACGTCAACGTGCTGCTGTTCATGGGCTTCATGACGCGGCCGAGTTTCGCCATCATCACCCAGTGGTGCGAGGGCAGCAGCCTGTACCGGCACCTCCACGTCTGCGAGACCCGGCTGGACGCCCCCGCCCGCACCGAGGTGGCACGCCAGACGGCCCAGGGCATGGA TTATCTTCATGCCAAGAACATCATCCACCGGGACCTGAAATCCAACA acATCTTCCTGCACGAGGGGCTGACGGTGAAGATCGGTGACTTCGGCCTGGCCACGGTGAAGACGCACTGGAGTGGGGCCCGCCGAGTCGAGCAGCCCCGGGGCTCCGTGCTCTGGATG GCGCCCGAGGTGATCCGCATGCAGGACAGCAGCCCCTACAGCTTCCAGTCCGACGTCTACGCCTACGGGGTGGTTCTGTTCGAGCTCACCACAGGCAGCCTCCCCTACGGGCACGTCCGCAGCCGCGACCAG ATCCTGTTCATGGTGGGCCGAGGGTACCTGTCCCCTGACATGAGCCGGGTGCCCAGTACCTGCCCCAAGGCTCTGAAGAGACTCATGATGAACTGCCTGAAATTCAACCGAGACGAGAGACCCCTCTTCCCCCag ATCCTGGCCACAGTGGAGCAGCTGCAgcgcctcctccccaagctggAGCGAAGCATGTCAGAGCCCTCCCTGCACCGTGCCTCCCACCCCGACCCCCGCGGCTCCTCCCCCCCGTCGCCCCTGCGCCCCCTGGCCTAG